DNA from Bradyrhizobium diazoefficiens USDA 110:
CCTCTTCCGCGCCGCGGAACAGCCAGATCTCGTCGACGAGATCGGCCGCCACGAACGAAGCCGCAACGCGGCTGCCGCCCTCGACCATCAGCCGCGAAATGCCCTTCTCGGCCAGCACATGCAGCACTGCCGGCAGATCGAGCCCGGAGGCGTTTCCCGGCGGTACGCGGATGATCTGCGCGCCGGCTGCTCCAAGCCGCGTGGCGGCCGCAGCCTCGGCAAGTTCAGAGCCCACCACCCACAGCGGCGTCTCGCGCGCGGAGCGCACGAGCTGGCTCGCCGCGGACATGCGCAGGCTCTGGTCGAGGACAACGCGCACCGGCGAACGCGCAGCCATGCCGGGCAGGCGGCAGGTGAGAAGCGGATCATCCGCCAGCACCGTGCCGATGCCGACCAGGATGGCATCGCTCTGCGCGCGGAGCAGATGGACGCGATTGCGCACAGCTTCGCCCGTGATCGCGACCGGCTTGCCGCCGGCGGCGCCGATCTTGCCGTCGGGCGAGACTGCGAGCTTCAGGATCACATGTGGGCGCCTGTCGCGGATGCGGCGGAAATGCCCGGCGTGGTCGAACGCAGCCTCCGCCGCGCAGAGACCCACGTCCACCGTGATGCCGGCCGCACGCAGACGGGCATGGCCCTGGCCTGCGACTTCAGGATTGGGATCCTCGATCGCCGCCACCACGCGCTTGATGCCGGCCGCAATCACCGCATCGGCACAAGGCGGCGATTTGCCGAAATGCGAGCACGGCTCCAGCGTGACGTAGAGCGTGGCCCCGCGCGCCGCCTCACCGGCACGCCGCAAGGCCTCGGGCTCGCCATGCGGACGTCCGCCGGGCTGCGTCCAGCCGCGGCCGACGATGACGCCGTCTTTCACGATGACGGCGCCGACGGCCGGATTGGGCCAGGTCCGCCCCTGCCCGCGCCGGCCGAGCGCCAGCGCAAGCTGCATGAAGCGGCGATCGGCGTCCTTGGATTCGCGGATCTTCTGCGCGAACTGATCCTCCAGGATGCGGAAGATCATTTGCGGATCGCGGCGAGCCGCGCTTCCTCCTCACCGGAGAGCTCGCCGAGCACGTCGGCGAAATCCTTGGCCTCACGGAAATTGCGGTAGACCGAGGCGAAGCGCACATAGGCGACGTCGTCGAGCGTGCGCAGATGCTCCATCACGGTCTCGCCGATCACCTCGGAGGAGATCTCGGCTTCGCCCCCGGTCTCGAGCTCGCGCACGATGGTGGAGACCATCTTCTCCACCCGCTCCGGCTCGACCTGCCGCTTGCGAAGTGAGATCTGCACCGAGCGCATCAGCTTGTCGCGGTCGAACGGCACACGGCGGCCGTTGCGCTTGATCACCGTGAGCTCGCGCAGCTGCACGCGCTCGAAGGTGGTGAAGCGGAAATTGCAGGCGACGCACACGCGCCGCCTGCGGATCACGGACGAGTCCTCGGTCGGACGCGAGTCCTTTACCTGCGTATCGAGACTGTTGCAGTTCGGGCAGCGCATCCGCTTGGCCTAGCCTTACTGATAGATCGGGAACCGGTCGGTGAGCGCCTTGACCCGTTCCTTGATCGCGGCTTCCACCAGCGGCGCCTTGCCGTCGTCGGACTGCGCGATCGCGTTGAGAACCTCGGCGATCATGCCGCCGACCTGCTGGAATTCAGCGACGCCGAAACCGCGGGTCGTAGCCGCCGGGGTGCCGAGACGCAGACCCGAGGTCACGAAGGGCTTTTCGGGGTCGAAGGGAATGCCGTTCTTGTTGCAGGTGATGGCTGCGCGGACCAGCGCCTTCTCCGAGACGTTGCCCTTCAGGCCCTTCGGCCTGAGGTCGACCAGCATCAGATGGTTGTCGGTACCGCCGGACACAATATCGAACCCGTGGCTCTTCATCGCCTCGGCCAGCGCTTTGGCGTTCTCGACGACGTTCTTCGCATAGACCTTGAAGTCCGGACGCAGCGCCTCGCCGAAGGCGACCGCCTTCGCCGCGATCACATGCATCAGGGGGCCGCCCTGCAGGCCCGGGAAGATCGCCGAGTTGAGCTTCTTGGCGAGTGTCTCGTCGTTAGAGAGGATCAGGCCGCCGCGCGGACCGCGCAGCGACTTGTGCGTCGTCGTTGTGGTGACGTGCGCATACGGCACCGGCGAGGCATGCACGCCGCCGGCGACGAGGCCGGCGAAGTGGGCCATGTCGACCAGGAGGTAAGCGCCGACACTGTCCGCGATCTCGCGGAAACGCTTGAAGTCCCAGGCGCGCGAATAGGCCGAGCCGCCGGCGACGATCAGCTTCGGCTTGATCTCCTCGGCCTGCTTCTGGACCGCGTCCATGTCGATGATCTGGTCCTCGCGGCGCACGGTATAGTGCGCGGCCTTGAACCACTTGCCGCTCATGTTGACGGGCGAGCCATGGGTGAGATGGCCGCCGGCCGCGAGGTCGAGGCCCATGAAGGTGTCGCCGGGCTGGAGCAGCGCCAGGAACACCGCCTGGTTCATCTGGCTGCCGGAGTTCGGCTGGACGTTGGCGAAGCCAGCGCCAAACAGCTTCTTGGCGCGGTCGATCGCGAGGTTCTCGGCGACGTCGACCCACTCACAACCGCCATAGTAACGCGCGCCCGGATAACCTTCCGCATATTTGTTGGTCATCACCGAACCCTGCGCTTCCAGCACGGCACGGCTGACGATGTTCTCGGAGGCGATCAGCTCGACCTCATGGCGCTGCCGGCCGAGCTCGCCCTTGATGGCGGCTGCGATTTCCGGGTCGGCCTGGTCGAGCGAGGCGGTGAAAAACGAATCGGGCGCGGAGGCGGTTTTGGCTGAGGTCATCTTGCGAATATCTCCACCGCCGCAGCCTTTTGGCGGGCTACGGGCGGGTCTGGTGTGGCGATCGGAAGCGGCGAGCGCGATCTACCACATCGCCCGCCCCCGGCCAAGTAGTTGCGGGTCGGGCCTGATATTTATGCAAGATATGGTGGGGATTGAAGGATCCGGACGCTGGAGCGGTTCGCTGGAACCGCCCCGTTCCGATGATGCCTGAAGGGGCCGTTTTGGACCTTAAGGTCCTGCCGGCCGATGAGAGCCGCCCCTCCCCCCTAGAGCCCAGTATACCCGGCCTTCACGGGGTCCACGCTGCCGTCGAGCTGGCGCAGATAGGTCAGGCCGCAGACCGTCAACCTGTGCGGGTCCTTCTCACCCGCTTCAATCAGCGTGTTGAGGTAGTTCGTCACCTTGGCGCGTGCCTCCTCGCTGGCCGCCGCCGTGCGATTGGCGAGCAGGTCATAAGTCTGCATGATGCGGTCGATGGCAGCGTCCATGGCACCCTCTGGTTCTCTGGAATGTCGGGAGTTTTGATCAGGCAACCGCGCGGGCCTCGGACTGCGTCTCGAACCTGGCGATCGCCTTGTTGGCGAGCCTGATCTTGTTGAATTCGCCGTGCTGGAGCAGCTTGATGATGATCTCGAGCAGGTGTTCGTTGGTGACGAGCGTGTCGGGAATCGCACCGGATCGGCGGAGGTAATTCGCGGCGATGGCATAGGCATCACTCACGAGTTGGACGTTCATGACCTGCAGCCCGCGCCCGACCAGCATCGCATCCTCCGAATCCAGAGAACTAACGGCGATACCGGGCTCCGGTTCCACCCGATCGGCGAATTTTCTCGCAACTGCAAAATGACAAAACGCACCGGTCCGGGAGAAACCGGGCCGGTGCGCTTGGGGAAGTCAGGCACGTTCGGGAGGCTTGCCGGTCTTGTTGCGGGCCGGCTTGGCCATGATCCCTTGGAAACTCAGAGCCGATACAGGATCTGGTCGGTCCAGAACCGCTCGAGACGGTGCAGCGACTTGTTGAGGGTCGAGAATTCCTCGCCCGAGATGCCGCCGACCTGCTCGACCGTCTTGACGTGCTTCTGGTAGAGCGAGTCGACGATACGGCGGACTTCCTGGCCCTGCGGCGTCAGGCGGATGCGCACCGAGCGGCGATCGACGCGCGAGCGCTGGTGATCGAGGAAGCCGAGCTCGACGAGCTTCTTCAGATTGTAGGAGACGTTGGAGCCGAGATAGTAGCCGCGCGTGCGCAGCTCGCCCGCGGTCAGCTCCTTGTCGCCGATGTTGTAGAGCAGGAGCGCCTGCACCGAGTTGATGTCGGCGCGACCGCGGCGATCGAACTCGTCCTTGATGACGTCGAGGAGCCGGCGATGCAGCCGCTCCACCAGAGTCAAAGCTTCCAGATAGAGCGACTGCACCGAACCCTGCTGGCCGGAGACGCGCTCTGCGGTATCTGCCGCAGTTGCGACGGCTTTCATCATGACACTTCCCCTGTTGTCGTTTTTATCGACACTTATTCGACGAAACTTGTGTCCCGTCTGATAGGTGCAACTTAAGGGGCTCGTTTGAAGATCGGCTTAAATAAGAGAATAAAGAGATCATGAATTTAAGACAGTGAATTGCGGATTAAGCCTGTGCCACAAGGGCTTTTCGCAACCCTCTGTTGACCCTCGCAAGGTCCTGTTCACCCTCCGTCCGCCCCGGTTGTCGCATTCCAGAACAGCCCCGCCCCGTTTCGAAACGCGCGCGTAAGAGCTGTGGCGGACCAGGCTAGGTTAGCGAAAACTTACTTCGAATTTTAGGCAACCAGCGGTCAACCAAGCGCCGAACTCTGCTCTCGTGTCCCGGAGCTGAACAGATCGTTGGATGGGTAGAGCGAAGCGAAACCCATCGATGCGGGCGCACGTCGGTGATGGCTTTCGCTGCGCTCTACCCATCCTACAAGAGTCCTGCATCCGCCCTACGGCGGCCGTTCGCGCGCGGCCATCCAGGCGAGCGCCAGATAAGCGGCGAGCATGAAGACCTCGACGCCGACCACGACCAGGCTGCCGCCGTAGATTCCCGGGAACATCAGCTCGATCACCGCCATCGACACCACGGTCGTCAGCCACACCACCGCGCCCCAGGGCGTTGCGAGCCACAGCCCGACGGCGGCGACGAGCTCGATCACGGCGAAGTAGACGGTCGCGGCCTGCCAGGCCATCGACTGGTTCTCGAACGCCTCGTCCTCGCCGCCGACGAAGCCGGTCACCTGCGCCCAATGATAGAGGCCCTTGAGGATCGAGAGCACCGCCATCACCCGCAGGAACAGCACGAGCCGGCGCGTCCAGACATTGTCGTCGGACTCCGAGCGCTCCGACGAGATCGCCGCCACCGACATTGCATTGTCTCTGGCATTGTCTCTGGCGGCGTCCCTGGCGTTGGCGCTGTCGCGGGCCGCATCGCGGGTGGAGATCTCGGACATGGCTCCCTTCTGGCTGTTTCGCCCCGCAAAATCAATCGGCTGCCATCCCTTGCGGCAGGTCAAGCCGCGGTGACGGGAACCATGCGAGCTGGTATAAGAATAATTCCAGCCGGAGGAAGAGTGATGGCGATCAAATACGGGCGTCCGATCGAATTGCGCGAGGT
Protein-coding regions in this window:
- the nrdR gene encoding transcriptional regulator NrdR; translation: MRCPNCNSLDTQVKDSRPTEDSSVIRRRRVCVACNFRFTTFERVQLRELTVIKRNGRRVPFDRDKLMRSVQISLRKRQVEPERVEKMVSTIVRELETGGEAEISSEVIGETVMEHLRTLDDVAYVRFASVYRNFREAKDFADVLGELSGEEEARLAAIRK
- the glyA gene encoding serine hydroxymethyltransferase is translated as MTSAKTASAPDSFFTASLDQADPEIAAAIKGELGRQRHEVELIASENIVSRAVLEAQGSVMTNKYAEGYPGARYYGGCEWVDVAENLAIDRAKKLFGAGFANVQPNSGSQMNQAVFLALLQPGDTFMGLDLAAGGHLTHGSPVNMSGKWFKAAHYTVRREDQIIDMDAVQKQAEEIKPKLIVAGGSAYSRAWDFKRFREIADSVGAYLLVDMAHFAGLVAGGVHASPVPYAHVTTTTTHKSLRGPRGGLILSNDETLAKKLNSAIFPGLQGGPLMHVIAAKAVAFGEALRPDFKVYAKNVVENAKALAEAMKSHGFDIVSGGTDNHLMLVDLRPKGLKGNVSEKALVRAAITCNKNGIPFDPEKPFVTSGLRLGTPAATTRGFGVAEFQQVGGMIAEVLNAIAQSDDGKAPLVEAAIKERVKALTDRFPIYQ
- a CDS encoding DUF6163 family protein, whose translation is MSEISTRDAARDSANARDAARDNARDNAMSVAAISSERSESDDNVWTRRLVLFLRVMAVLSILKGLYHWAQVTGFVGGEDEAFENQSMAWQAATVYFAVIELVAAVGLWLATPWGAVVWLTTVVSMAVIELMFPGIYGGSLVVVGVEVFMLAAYLALAWMAARERPP
- the ldtR gene encoding transcriptional regulator LdtR is translated as MMKAVATAADTAERVSGQQGSVQSLYLEALTLVERLHRRLLDVIKDEFDRRGRADINSVQALLLYNIGDKELTAGELRTRGYYLGSNVSYNLKKLVELGFLDHQRSRVDRRSVRIRLTPQGQEVRRIVDSLYQKHVKTVEQVGGISGEEFSTLNKSLHRLERFWTDQILYRL
- the ribD gene encoding bifunctional diaminohydroxyphosphoribosylaminopyrimidine deaminase/5-amino-6-(5-phosphoribosylamino)uracil reductase RibD, with the protein product MIFRILEDQFAQKIRESKDADRRFMQLALALGRRGQGRTWPNPAVGAVIVKDGVIVGRGWTQPGGRPHGEPEALRRAGEAARGATLYVTLEPCSHFGKSPPCADAVIAAGIKRVVAAIEDPNPEVAGQGHARLRAAGITVDVGLCAAEAAFDHAGHFRRIRDRRPHVILKLAVSPDGKIGAAGGKPVAITGEAVRNRVHLLRAQSDAILVGIGTVLADDPLLTCRLPGMAARSPVRVVLDQSLRMSAASQLVRSARETPLWVVGSELAEAAAATRLGAAGAQIIRVPPGNASGLDLPAVLHVLAEKGISRLMVEGGSRVAASFVAADLVDEIWLFRGAEEVGSSGVDALDALPLSKITQSQAYKVHASETFDKDTLTIYERA